The proteins below come from a single Tissierella sp. MB52-C2 genomic window:
- a CDS encoding NAD(P)H-hydrate dehydratase yields the protein MRDRDKLFTGADIVNINRINKILIEKKDSFYNKIFTENEKKYISKGGDKATTIGGIFAAKEAASKALGTGISTVGWKDIEILHDERGKPYINLVGNGKLRMDELGIDNMGLSISHEEEYAIAFVVAYSHYPNINIDDSIKRLLPKRKKESHKGTYGKVGIIAGSKGMTGAAYLASQSALRTGSGLVYTIIPQAIETIMSIKLTEAIIKPVRDNNGYLSKDSLDDILNEIEEMDAIAIGPGIGVDKEKMHIIEKILKTYPNPIVIDADGINSISFDLNILNNHISPIIITPHPKELARLLSKSTREVQENRIYYSKYISSKYNIIVVLKGFNTIVALPTGDIYINETGNPGMATAGSGDILTGIIASFIGQGIKPEDAAKLGVFCHGLAGDLASYEKGEYGVMATDILESIPYSIKKILG from the coding sequence ATGAGAGATAGAGACAAATTATTTACAGGTGCAGATATTGTAAATATAAATAGAATAAATAAAATATTAATAGAGAAAAAAGATTCCTTTTATAATAAAATATTTACAGAAAATGAAAAAAAGTATATTTCTAAAGGCGGAGATAAAGCTACAACAATAGGTGGTATATTTGCTGCTAAGGAAGCTGCAAGTAAAGCCCTAGGCACTGGCATATCTACTGTAGGATGGAAAGATATAGAAATATTACATGATGAGAGAGGTAAGCCCTATATAAATTTAGTTGGAAATGGGAAGTTAAGAATGGATGAACTAGGAATAGATAATATGGGTTTATCCATTTCCCATGAGGAAGAATATGCCATAGCCTTTGTAGTGGCATATTCACATTATCCTAATATAAATATAGATGATTCCATTAAAAGATTATTGCCTAAAAGAAAAAAGGAAAGTCATAAAGGAACCTATGGAAAAGTAGGTATAATAGCAGGAAGTAAAGGAATGACAGGAGCTGCCTACTTAGCATCACAGTCTGCCCTTAGGACAGGGTCTGGACTTGTATATACAATTATACCCCAAGCTATAGAAACTATAATGAGTATAAAATTGACAGAGGCAATAATAAAACCAGTTAGAGACAATAATGGATATTTATCTAAAGATTCACTAGATGATATCTTAAATGAAATAGAAGAAATGGATGCAATAGCTATTGGACCGGGAATTGGAGTAGATAAGGAGAAAATGCATATAATCGAGAAAATCTTAAAGACTTATCCTAATCCTATAGTGATTGATGCAGACGGAATAAATTCCATCTCATTTGACTTAAATATTCTCAATAATCACATAAGTCCAATTATTATTACACCTCACCCTAAGGAATTAGCCAGACTACTAAGTAAAAGTACAAGGGAGGTTCAAGAAAATAGAATTTATTATTCTAAATATATATCTAGCAAATATAATATAATAGTAGTTCTTAAAGGATTCAATACAATTGTTGCATTGCCTACAGGTGATATATATATCAATGAAACTGGAAACCCAGGAATGGCTACAGCAGGATCTGGGGATATACTTACAGGAATTATAGCTTCTTTCATCGGGCAAGGAATAAAACCAGAGGATGCAGCAAAATTAGGTGTATTTTGCCATGGGTTAGCTGGAGACTTAGCAAGTTATGAGAAAGGTGAATATGGAGTCATGGCTACAGATATTTTGGAAAGTATTCCCTATAGTATTAAAAAAATCTTAGGGTAA